The Campylobacter hyointestinalis subsp. hyointestinalis nucleotide sequence ATCAATGATTTCTGCGTTAAATCAATTCAAACAAAAATATCTTGTGTATTTTTGGGACACTGCAAAATCTATGATAGCGCTTGCCATCATAGCTTCTATTTACTTTGGTTTTTTTGGTACTGGTTGGCAAGTCACTGGTGAGATGACGCGCTGGGGCGGTGAGTTTTTAGAGCTTTTTGGTCTTGATACTAGCAAATATAGCTATTATAACATGACAAATCTCTCAGGCAGTCCGCTTACTCGCTATGAAGGACTTGTGCTTATAGGTATGTTTATTGGCGCGCTGATTGCGGCTCTTTTTGCAAATAAGGTTAAATTTCGCCTACCAGCTAGCCGTATACGCATCTTTCAAGCTATAGTTGGCGGTATTCTTTCAGGATTTGGTGCTAGACTTGCTTTTGGTTGTAATCTGCTTGATTTCTTTACCGGACTTCCATATTTTTCTTTGCATACTTGGGAATTTGCTGTGTTTATGGTGCTTGGTATTTGGTGTGCCACAAAGGTTGGTAAGCTAAGAGTTTTTATGCCAAAAGCCACACTTGAAAAATGCGGTATAAATGGCAAAGGCATCGAGCATGATAAAGGACGTGCAAAACGCCATTTTAGATATGGTGTGGTGATTTTGATTGCCACGCTTGTTTGGCTTGTTTATCTTTTTGTCGTTACAGAGCCATTTAAACTTGGCGTAAAATCAAGCTTCCTTCCACTTGGACTTTTGTTTGGGCTTATTTTTGGTTTTATTATATCTCGTGGTCAAGTATGCTTTACATCATGCTTTCGCGATTTGTTTTTGTTTGGTCGTGATAATGCCGCAAAGGGAGCATTTTACGGAATGCTTATTGCTACATTTATAGTTTTTGTGCTTATGTTAAATGGCTACTCAGCTTTTGTTAGGAGCTTTTCAGTTGCCGTTGCTTTGGGTGCGTTTTTATTTGGTTTTGGCATCGTGTTTGCAGGAGGATGCGAATGCGGATGGACTTATAGAGCAGCTGAGGGTCAGATGCATTTTATGATAGTTGGTGTGGCAAATTTCGCCGGAACTGCTGTTTTAGCAGTTATTTACGATCATATTCCAGATTGGATTAAGGCTGGTCCAAAAATTCAGTTTTTAAATGAGTTTGGTTCTTTGCCAGGACTTACATTAAATGTTGGACTTTTATTGCTTTGTATTGCACTGATTTTTGCTTATAAAAAACGATTTTTTGCCAAAGGAGGTTACTAATGAAAACTAATTATGAGATAACTTATAGTCTTGATATCCAAGGCGAGGCTTGTCCTATGCCAGCAGTTGCTACTTTGGAGGCATTACCACAGCTAAAAAGAGGAGAGGTTTTAGAGGTACTTTGCGACTGTCCACAGGCGATAAACTCTATCCCTGTTGATGCAAAAAACCGCGGTTTTGAAGTTTTATCTATAGAGCAAGATGGTCCGACTCTTAGATTTATCATAAGAAAGCCATAAATCAATATGAATAAATTTGGGTTAGTTTTAGCCCAAATTTTTAAATTTATAAGTGTAGTTTTTTGCTATTTTGCATATTTGTAATGCAAATTTAGTTTATTTCTCTCATTATATCAAGTCTTTTTAGATAAGGCTCTATCTCTTTTATGTCTAAATTCTTCGTTGAAGATATATATCTTATAGAGTTTTTATCGCCAAATTTACTAATTCCACCTAGTCTGCGTATCATTTGATTTATCGTACCATTTACACCATCTATTATGCCGATTTTATCTGGTAAAATAGCTCTAAAACTATCTTTAAAATAGTTAAAATGAGTACATCCAAGCACTAGTAAATCTATGTTTGATAAATCAAATTTGGATATTTCATCTTTTAAATATTTAAAAACCTCTTCGCTATCAAATTCCATATTTTGGGCAAATTTTACGAGTTTTGGCAAGGCTAAGAGATGTGTCTTGCTCTGCAAATTTACTTTATGGATTAGGTCTGATAATTTATTTCCGTTTATGGTAGCTGGCGTAGCTACTACAAGTATGTCACCACCGGTGTTTGCTCCTAGTTTTATAGCAGGTTCCATTCCTATTATAGGCACTGAAAAACTACTTCTAAGCTCAGTTATAGCAGCACTTGTGGCTGTATTACAAGCTATAGTTATCATATCTGCTTTTTGATCTACTAAAAATTTCACGCATTTTTTTGTTAGGCAGATTATCTCATCTTTGCTTTTTGTGCCATAAGGCGCATTTTCGTTATCGGCAAAATATATAAACTCTACGCCGCTAAAGCGCTTCAAAGCTTCATTTAAAAGGCTAAGACCGCCAAAGCCTGAGTCAAAAATCGCTATTTTCATCGTCTATCCAAATATCTCAAATTTTTCAAACAGTTCTTCATCGCGTTCCAAAACGCCTTTTTTGATAAGATTTTCTATGACTTCTCTTGAACAGTTCGTCTCTTTTGGCCATTCGCGAGTGTAGCCATCAAGCTCAAATTTGCTAGTAGCGTCTATGCAAACAAGCTCGTTTCGTATGAAAATATCGCGCTTTGCATCTATATTGTTTGTTATTCTCCAAACAAGCATATATAGATTTTCAAGCCTTGAGCTAACATCTACAAAAATCAGTATTTTAAAGTGCTCATCAAAGGGTTTAAGCTTATCAAATACCTGTTTTACTAGCCTATCTTTATCAAATTTAATAAAACAAATAGGGTTTTTCGTATCTAAAAAATACTGTTTTAACTCTAAGATATTTTTATTTACGCTTTTAAATTTATGTAGCAGCTCATCATCGCTTATCAAATTTGGTGCGCTTGATGAGTTATCATTACTTGCGTCGATCCCTAGTTTGCCGCCAAAGCAAGCATTTGGACTAGCATGGTCAAGCTGGTCGCAAATGCCACTAGTTATTAGCATACTTTGTGGTGAAAAACGGTTTAAAATATATTTCGTAAGATTTTCGTAGTCATCAAGACGAGGCGCGTTTGATGGCACAAAAATAGCGTGTTTTACAAAACTCATCTGTCCAACTCCCCAAAACGCGTGCATAAGCTGCGTAGCGTGAGCAGGATAAAGCGCATTAAATTTAGCTAAAATCAGATTATGAAAAACCCCATTTTCAGGCATTTTATAATCGATCAAATCAGGCACACTAGTCTGTAAAAGTGGCAAAAATATCCGCTCAGTTGCATATCCCATAAATTTATCTTCAAGTGGCGGTTTTCCGACGACTGTTGCGTGAAAGATAGGATTTTTCTTATGAGTTATTTTTGTAACTTCCATAACCGGAAATGGTTCTACTGGCGTGTAAAATCCTGTATGGTCGCCGAATTTTCCTTCGTCTTTTAGTCTATTTGTATCTACAAATCCCTCTATAACATAGTCTGCGTCATGCGGGATAAAAATATCGTTTGTAAGAGATTTAACTAGTTTTGCCGGAGTTTTTCTGATGAATCCATAAAGCATCAGCTCAAAAATATTTTTTGGAAGTGGAGCTTGACCACACCATATATATAGCGGATCGCCCCCGATCGCTACGCTTACTGGCATTTTAATACCCGCTTTTTTATATTTATGAAAGAAATGAGCAGCGTCTTTGTGAATTTGCCAGTGCATTCCAAGTTCGTTTTTGCTATGGACTTGCAAGCGGTACATACCTAAATTTTGTGTATTTGAATCTAGATCTTTTGTATAAACTTGCCCCATCGTGACAAACGCTCCGCCATCTTCTTCCCAAGTTTTAAGTATCGGCAGATCATATAAATTTGGCTCTTTAAATTCACACTCTTGAGAAGCGCCTTTAGTTTTTAAACGTTTTGGAAATACCGATCTTAAGCTTAAAAGATAGGTGAAAAAATCTATTTTTTCTTTAAATGTAGAAGGTTTTGTCGGTTTTAGTAGTTTTTCTATCTCTTTTGCTATTTCGTTGCTATCTTTTTTAAGTATTAAATTTAAAGCTTTAAAGCTTCCAAAAGTATTTGTTAAAACAGGGTCAAATTTTTTCCCGTTTTTATCGGTAGGATTTCTGAAAAGTAGGGCTTTTGAGTTATTTTTTTTAACTTCTATATAGCTTAGATGAGCTATCTCAAGATCTATATCGCAAGGCTTGTCTATTATCTTTAAAAGACCGTTTTTATCTAATAAATCAATATATTTTTGCATAATTTTTTCCAAAATTTTATTTTGGATAATATCAAAAAAGAAATTTGAACTAGTTTAAATCGAGATCTAAACTCATCTCATTAGTATTAAATTTGGCAGAGTCGTATTTTTAGTGCTATACGACTCTTGCAAAACAAAATACTGCAAAAGTTATTTTGTTTTTATACCTATCCATTTATTAAAATCTCTCATAAAACATCCTTTATTTGAAAATAATTTTCAAATAGTAACCAAATTTGACTTAAATTTATATTATAAAATGATATCTATTATCATAAAAGAAAGTATAGCCTTACATTAATTAACATATTTTGACATCCCCCCCCAATAAAAAACCTAAAAAACTTCTCATCAATTGTTCAGTATATTTAATCTGTATTTAAGCTTCACTCTTGTATAATTCCAGCTCACGAAATGAGAAACACCTTTTAACTCTTCTAGTTAGAAATCATTTTTTTATTTTCGATGTTTTTTAAAATTATAAATGTTAAACTATTTTTTAAAGTCAATCTTTGAAATCTAAACAAGTGATCGATTGAGCCAGAACTACTTTTAAAGTTAGTTCTATTAGTATAAAATAATTATATTATCTTTATACTTTTTAATATATAAAAACATTAAAAAGTTTTTTAGATTAAAAACTTCATAATACGAATAATTATTTATTCAACTTTTATGGAGAGTTTGATCCTGGCTCAGAGTGAACGCTGGCGGCGTGCCTAATACATGCAAGTCGAACGGAGTATTAAGAGAGCTTGCTCTTTTAATACTTAGTGGCGCACGGGTGAGTAATGTATAGTTAATCTGCCCTACACTGGAGGACAACAGTTAGAAATGACTGCTAATACTCCATACTCCTTCTTAACATAAGTTAAGTTGGGAAAGTTTTTTCGGTGTAGGATGAGACTATATTGTATCAGCTAGTTGGTAAGGTAATGGCTTACCAAGGCTATGACGCATAACTGGTCTGAGAGGATGATCAGTCACACTGGAACTGAGACACGGTCCAGACTC carries:
- the yedE gene encoding selenium metabolism membrane protein YedE/FdhT, which codes for MISALNQFKQKYLVYFWDTAKSMIALAIIASIYFGFFGTGWQVTGEMTRWGGEFLELFGLDTSKYSYYNMTNLSGSPLTRYEGLVLIGMFIGALIAALFANKVKFRLPASRIRIFQAIVGGILSGFGARLAFGCNLLDFFTGLPYFSLHTWEFAVFMVLGIWCATKVGKLRVFMPKATLEKCGINGKGIEHDKGRAKRHFRYGVVILIATLVWLVYLFVVTEPFKLGVKSSFLPLGLLFGLIFGFIISRGQVCFTSCFRDLFLFGRDNAAKGAFYGMLIATFIVFVLMLNGYSAFVRSFSVAVALGAFLFGFGIVFAGGCECGWTYRAAEGQMHFMIVGVANFAGTAVLAVIYDHIPDWIKAGPKIQFLNEFGSLPGLTLNVGLLLLCIALIFAYKKRFFAKGGY
- the yedF gene encoding sulfurtransferase-like selenium metabolism protein YedF, whose translation is MKTNYEITYSLDIQGEACPMPAVATLEALPQLKRGEVLEVLCDCPQAINSIPVDAKNRGFEVLSIEQDGPTLRFIIRKP
- the murI gene encoding glutamate racemase, whose protein sequence is MKIAIFDSGFGGLSLLNEALKRFSGVEFIYFADNENAPYGTKSKDEIICLTKKCVKFLVDQKADMITIACNTATSAAITELRSSFSVPIIGMEPAIKLGANTGGDILVVATPATINGNKLSDLIHKVNLQSKTHLLALPKLVKFAQNMEFDSEEVFKYLKDEISKFDLSNIDLLVLGCTHFNYFKDSFRAILPDKIGIIDGVNGTINQMIRRLGGISKFGDKNSIRYISSTKNLDIKEIEPYLKRLDIMREIN
- a CDS encoding menaquinone biosynthesis decarboxylase, with protein sequence MQKYIDLLDKNGLLKIIDKPCDIDLEIAHLSYIEVKKNNSKALLFRNPTDKNGKKFDPVLTNTFGSFKALNLILKKDSNEIAKEIEKLLKPTKPSTFKEKIDFFTYLLSLRSVFPKRLKTKGASQECEFKEPNLYDLPILKTWEEDGGAFVTMGQVYTKDLDSNTQNLGMYRLQVHSKNELGMHWQIHKDAAHFFHKYKKAGIKMPVSVAIGGDPLYIWCGQAPLPKNIFELMLYGFIRKTPAKLVKSLTNDIFIPHDADYVIEGFVDTNRLKDEGKFGDHTGFYTPVEPFPVMEVTKITHKKNPIFHATVVGKPPLEDKFMGYATERIFLPLLQTSVPDLIDYKMPENGVFHNLILAKFNALYPAHATQLMHAFWGVGQMSFVKHAIFVPSNAPRLDDYENLTKYILNRFSPQSMLITSGICDQLDHASPNACFGGKLGIDASNDNSSSAPNLISDDELLHKFKSVNKNILELKQYFLDTKNPICFIKFDKDRLVKQVFDKLKPFDEHFKILIFVDVSSRLENLYMLVWRITNNIDAKRDIFIRNELVCIDATSKFELDGYTREWPKETNCSREVIENLIKKGVLERDEELFEKFEIFG